A region of Vitis vinifera cultivar Pinot Noir 40024 chromosome 13, ASM3070453v1 DNA encodes the following proteins:
- the LOC100260296 gene encoding NF-X1-type zinc finger protein NFXL2 isoform X1: MASRTHQPPPLSLSSDSDTDSEGNSGGVETLRHGDLSDSIFKSYIQITGRSSPDLSKIQSFLTSSRSGALSCLICLERIRPSDPTWSCTSGCFAVFHLICIQSWARQASDLSASRATARLSADLFPAAAAKAIEDAAWHCPKCRFEYSKALIPKAYFCFCGKLQDPPRDPWILPHSCGEICNRPLKNNCGHYCLLLCHPGPCPSCPKLVQARCFCGSVEDVQRCGFKKFSCKNICSKLLDCGIHRCSDTCHDGPCPPCQARSVYRCQCGEIEEERECCDRVFRCEVPCGRVLGCGKHACSKGCHSGECGQCPLQGRRTCPCGKRVYEGMACDVSVPLCGATCDKMLSCGFHSCPERCHRGQCIETCRTVVIKGCRCGSLKKEVPCYQDLACERKCQKVRDCGRHACKRRCCDGDCPPCSEICGKRLRCKNHKCPSPCHRGPCAPCPVMVTISCSCGETHFEVPCGTETEQKPPKCSKLCHITPLCKHGSDCKPHRCHYGACPPCRLLCEEEFPCGHKCKLRCHGPKPPPNPEFTLKPKKRKSNHQAEGTPGSPCPPCSELLWRSCVGQHIGTERMMVCSDRKKFSCENLCGNLLPCGNHYCTKTCHALMSQFLTSVQNQRGESCEDCHLPCEKERRPKCPHPCPSPCHPGECAPCKVLIKRSCHCGSMVHVFECLYFNSLSEKEQMTIRSCGGPCHRKLPNCTHLCPETCHPGQCPSPDKCSKKVTVRCGCQTLKKEWLCHDVQAAYLNVSCDPKDVSKNQFGLGLLPCNSECKSKVKVVDSELQLRKPKVVERKEPHVEKHVPKRRKRRERVQEVQQISRLQKIISTTWRLLLYFTFLMVLIAVTYYGYKGLLWLSDWMNEVEEKRERRRYPQI; encoded by the exons ATGGCTTCAAGGACCCACCAACCACCGCCACTCTCTCTCTCGTCGGATTCAGATACCGATTCCGAGGGAAATTCCGGCGGAGTAGAGACTCTCCGGCACGGTGACCTCTCGGACTCTATCTTCAAATCCTACATTCAGATCACAGGTCGTTCATCGCCTGATCTCTCGAAAATCCAATCTTTCCTCACATCATCGCGCTCCGGGGCTCTGTCATGCCTAATTTGCCTGGAGCGGATCCGGCCGTCTGATCCCACCTGGTCTTGCACCTCCGGCTGCTTTGCCGTCTTCCACCTCATCTGCATCCAAAGCTGGGCCCGCCAAGCCTCCGACCTCTCCGCTTCACGCGCCACTGCACGCCTGTCCGCCGATCTCTTCCCCGCCGCAGCAGCAAAGGCCATTGAAGACGCCGCCTGGCACTGCCCCAAGTGCCGATTCGAGTATTCTAAGGCCCTAATCCCCAAAGCTTACTTCTGTTTTTGTGGTAAATTACAAGACCCACCGAGGGACCCGTGGATCTTACCGCATTCATGCGGCGAAATATGTAATCGCCCACTGAAGAACAATTGTGGTCACTATTGTTTGCTGCTCTGCCACCCTGGCCCCTGTCCATCCTGCCCAAAACTTGTACAAGCTCGTTGTTTTTGTGGGTCTGTCGAAGATGTTCAGCGATGTGGGTTCAAGAAATTTTCGTGTAAGAATATTTGTTCCAAGTTATTGGATTGTGGGATTCACCGGTGTTCGGATACTTGTCATGATGGCCCTTGCCCTCCTTGTCAAGCTCGCAGTGTTTATCGGTGTCAATGTGGAGAGATAGAAGAAGAGAGGGAGTGCTGCGATCGGGTCTTTCGGTGTGAGGTCCCGTGTGGGAGAGTGCTTGGGTGTGGGAAGCATGCGTGCAGTAAAGGTTGTCATTCGGGTGAGTGTGGCCAGTGCCCACTTCAGGGAAGGAGGACATGCCCTTGTGGGAAGAGGGTGTATGAAGGGATGGCTTGTGATGTCTCGGTGCCACTCTGTGGAGCCACTTGTGATAAGATGTTGAGCTGCGGGTTTCATAGTTGCCCGGAGCGATGCCATAGAGGCCAATGCATTGAGACTTGCAGGACTGTTGTCATTAAAGGATGTCGGTGTGGGAGCTTGAAGAAAGAG GTTCCTTGCTATCAAGATTTGGCATGTGAAAGGAAATGTCAGAAAGTACGAGATTGCGGACGCCATGCTTGTAAACGCCGATGCTGTGATGgggattgcccaccatgctctGAG ATTTGTGGCAAGAGGCTTAGATGTAAGAACCACAAGTGCCCTTCTCCATGCCATAG AGGTCCCTGCGCTCCTTGCCCTGTCATGGTGACAATTTCATGTTCGTGTGGTGAGACACATTTTGAG GTTCCTTGTGGTACTGAAACAGAACAGAAGCCTCCAAAATGTTCCAAGTTATGTCACATAACTCCTTTATGCAAACATGGATCAGATTGTAAG CCACATCGATGCCATTATGGAGCTTGCCCCCCATGTCGACTGCTATGTGAAGAAGAATTCCCATGTGGCCATAAGTGCAAGCTCAG GTGTCATGGCCCTAAACCACCACCTAATCCTGAATTCACATTGAAACCTAAGAAAAGGAAGTCAAATCATCAGGCTGAAGGGACTCCTGGTTCACCATGTCCTCCTTGCTCAGAACTCCTTTGGAGGTCTTGTGTTGGCCAACACATTGGCACAGAGAGAATG ATGGTCTGCTCGGATAGAAAAAAATTTTCTTGTGAAAATTTGTGTGGGAATCTTCTTCCTTGTGGCAATCACTATTGTACTAAAACTTGCCATGCCCTGATGAGCCAGTTTTTAACATCAGTTCAGAATCAAAGAGGCGAGTCCTGCGAAGATTGCCATCTACCTTGTGAAAAG GAGAGGAGGCCCAAATGCCCACATCCTTGTCCATCACCATGTCATCCAGGAGAATGTGCCCCTTGCAAAGTGCTTATAAAAAGATCATGTCATTGTGGTTCCATGGTCCATGTTTTTGAGTGCTTGTATTTCAACAGCTTGTCAGAAAAGGAGCAAATGACTATTCGGTCTTGTGGTGGACCCTGCCATAG AAAGTTACCCAACTGTACACATCTCTGCCCAGAGACTTGCCATCCTGGTCAATGCCCATCACCTGATAAGTGCTCTAAAAAG GTAACTGTTCGCTGTGGATGTCAGACCTTGAAAAAGGAATGGCTATGTCATGATGTTCAAGCAGCCTATCTCAATGTTAGTTGTGATCCAAAAGATGtatctaaaaatcaatttggacTTGGACTTCTTCCTTGCAATTCAGAGTGTAAGAGTAAAGTGAAGGTGGTTGATTCAGAATTACAATTACGTAAACCAAAAGTTGTGGAG CGGAAGGAGCCACATGTCGAAAAGCATGTACCAAAGCGTAGAAAAAGACGGGAACGGGTACAAGAAGTGCAGCAAATCTCTAGACTGCAG AAAATTATTTCCACCACATGGAGGCTTCTTCTGTATTTCACCTTTTTGATGGTTCTGATAGCAGTGACATATTATGGTTACAAGGGTCTCTTGTGGCTCTCTGACTGGATGAATGAAgttgaagagaaaagagaaagaagaagatacCCGCAAATCTGA
- the LOC100243297 gene encoding putative serine/threonine-protein kinase-like protein CCR3, translating into MTMTPLSVAVAAVVTVVIAAVSSPALVHGLGSGSTLAVSYGSGAVCGVVAGERYQRIECYRGGETISIEPNISSFSSISGGRDFFCGLRSGGFALFCWNTSFVAKRIYFNYTVLLENLAVGDDQVCATVNGTGVVKCWRGENSSSLSESSQFSSISSGLGFSCGILVNNRTVQCWGSNTIANQIQQEFGNTPMLSIMAGGSHVCGLNTTGYLLCEGSNDSGQLNVPSGSAYEFSNLSLGENHSCAIRQSNGSVVCWGGGGEFSTNATNGISFESIVSGLNFTCGLITTNYSIICWGPGWPSSSVSGLGLSPLPLSIILPGPCVQSSSCECVYPGSQYLCYGSEVVCKPCRVLVPGSPVPLSPVSPPSVSPPSSPSRALSRGLLAFAIVGSVGAFSGICTIIYCLWTGVCCGHKKIHNSVQPTIARGNSNGGANSNSSPPSRSLTIRRQSSRAMRRQRSGTSSKHTDRAEEFALSELAAATDNFSLENKIGAGSFGVVYKGKLPDGREVAIKRGETGLKTKKFQEKESAFDSELAFLSRLHHKHLVRLVGFCQEMDERLLVYEYMKNGALYDHLHDKNNIEKSSNVLNSWKLRIRISLDAARGIEYLHNYAVPPIIHRDIKSSNILLDANWTARVSDFGLSLMGPDSSHSFRPMKAAGTVGYIDPEYYGLNVLTAKSDVYGLGVVLLELLTGKRAIFKDGENGGTPISVVDFAVPAIIAGELMKVLDPRVGPPQTNEAEAVELVAYTAMHCVNLEGKERPTMADIVANLERALALCEDSHGSISSGTISIVSD; encoded by the coding sequence ATGACGATGACACCCCTCTCCGTCGCCGTCGCAGCAGTCGTCACCGTTGTCATCGCTGCGGTTTCTTCTCCGGCGCTGGTTCATGGGCTGGGCTCGGGCTCCACTCTCGCCGTCAGCTACGGCTCGGGGGCGGTCTGCGGCGTCGTGGCCGGGGAGCGGTACCAGAGAATCGAGTGTTACCGGGGCGGCGAAACCATCTCCATCGAGCCCAACATTTCCTCCTTCTCGTCCATCTCCGGCGGCCGGGACTTCTTCTGCGGCCTGAGGTCCGGGGGTTTCGCCCTGTTCTGCTGGAACACTAGCTTCGTGGCGAAAAGAATTTACTTCAATTACACAGTTCTGCTGGAGAATCTCGCAGTGGGTGACGATCAGGTGTGCGCGACGGTAAACGGTACCGGAGTTGTGAAGTGCTGGAGAGGTGAAAACTCGAGTTCCCTGTCTGAGTCCAGtcaattttcttcaatttcatcTGGGTTAGGATTTTCCTGCGGTATTTTGGTTAATAATAGAACCGTTCAATGTTGGGGAAGTAACACAATTGCGAATCAAATTCAACAAGAGTTTGGAAATACTCCGATGTTGAGTATTATGGCGGGCGGTTCACACGTTTGTGGATTGAACACAACTGGGTATTTGTTGTGTGAAGGGAGTAACGATTCAGGGCAGTTGAATGTTCCTTCTGGTTCAGCTTATGAGTTTTCGAATCTGTCGCTTGGAGAGAATCATAGTTGTGCCATTCGGCAATCTAATGGATCAGTTGTGTGTTGGGGTGGTGGAGGAGAGTTCTCAACCAATGCAACTAATGGTATTTCTTTTGAATCCATTGTTTCTGGATTGAATTTTACTTGTGGATTGATAACAACTAATTATTCAATAATTTGTTGGGGTCCTGGATGGCCTAGTAGCTCTGTTTCTGGGCTTGGATTGAGCCCTCTGCCTTTATCCATCATTCTTCCAGGACCCTGCGTTCAGTCTTCTTCTTGTGAGTGTGTCTATCCTGGGTCTCAATACCTCTGTTACGGTTCTGAGGTTGTTTGCAAGCCTTGTAGAGTTTTGGTACCAGGGTCGCCGGTGCCATTATCACCGGTGTCACCGCCGTCAGTTTCTCCACCGTCGTCTCCGTCCAGGGCTTTATCAAGGGGTTTATTAGCTTTTGCCATTGTTGGATCAGTCGGGGCCTTTTCGGGCATTTGCACCATAATTTACTGCTTGTGGACTGGAGTTTGTTGTGGGCACAAGAAAATCCACAACTCTGTGCAGCCAACAATTGCTCGAGGCAATTCTAATGGTGGTGCAAACTCAAATAGTAGCCCCCCTTCAAGATCTTTGACCATAAGGCGCCAGAGCTCGCGGGCAATGAGGCGTCAGAGGAGTGGGACTTCATCAAAACACACAGACAGGGCAGAGGAGTTTGCTCTCTCAGAGCTTGCAGCAGCCACCGATAATTTCTCCCTGGAGAACAAGATTGGAGCAGGCAGCTTTGGGGTTGTGTACAAGGGAAAATTACCTGATGGTCGTGAGGTTGCGATCAAGAGAGGCGAGACTGGTCTAAAGACCAAGAAGTTTCAAGAGAAGGAGAGTGCATTTGACTCTGAATTGGCCTTCTTATCGCGGCTTCACCACAAACATTTGGTCAGGCTTGTTGGGTTTTGCCAAGAAATGGATGAAAGGCTTTTGGTGTATGAGTACATGAAAAATGGTGCGCTCTATGATCATTTACATGACAAAAACAATATCGAAAAGAGTAGTAATGTGTTGAATTCATGGAAGTTGAGGATCAGAATCTCATTAGATGCTGCAAGGGGGATAGAATACCTTCATAACTATGCAGTCCCGCCTATAATTCACAGAGACATCAAGTCCTCCAACATTCTGCTCGATGCCAATTGGACTGCTAGAGTGTCTGATTTTGGGTTGTCACTGATGGGGCCAGACTCCAGCCATAGTTTCAGGCCGATGAAGGCAGCTGGAACAGTTGGTTACATTGATCCTGAGTACTATGGACTAAATGTATTAACAGCAAAGAGCGATGTCTATGGGCTTGGAGTTGTTTTGCTGGAGCTTTTGACAGGGAAGAGAGCGATATTCAAGGATGGTGAAAATGGGGGGACTCCCATTAGTGTGGTGGACTTTGCAGTGCCGGCAATTATTGCCGGAGAACTGATGAAGGTCTTGGATCCGAGGGTTGGGCCACCGCAGACGAATGAAGCGGAGGCGGTTGAGCTGGTGGCTTACACTGCAATGCATTGTGTGAACTTGGAGGGGAAGGAAAGGCCAACCATGGCTGACATTGTAGCTAATTTGGAACGTGCATTGGCTCTCTGTGAAGACAGCCATGGCAGCATCTCTAGTGGCACAATTTCCATTGTTTCAGATTGA
- the LOC100260296 gene encoding NF-X1-type zinc finger protein NFXL2 isoform X2, whose amino-acid sequence MASRTHQPPPLSLSSDSDTDSEGNSGGVETLRHGDLSDSIFKSYIQITGRSSPDLSKIQSFLTSSRSGALSCLICLERIRPSDPTWSCTSGCFAVFHLICIQSWARQASDLSASRATARLSADLFPAAAAKAIEDAAWHCPKCRFEYSKALIPKAYFCFCGKLQDPPRDPWILPHSCGEICNRPLKNNCGHYCLLLCHPGPCPSCPKLVQARCFCGSVEDVQRCGFKKFSCKNICSKLLDCGIHRCSDTCHDGPCPPCQARSVYRCQCGEIEEERECCDRVFRCEVPCGRVLGCGKHACSKGCHSGECGQCPLQGRRTCPCGKRVYEGMACDVSVPLCGATCDKMLSCGFHSCPERCHRGQCIETCRTVVIKGCRCGSLKKEICGKRLRCKNHKCPSPCHRGPCAPCPVMVTISCSCGETHFEVPCGTETEQKPPKCSKLCHITPLCKHGSDCKPHRCHYGACPPCRLLCEEEFPCGHKCKLRCHGPKPPPNPEFTLKPKKRKSNHQAEGTPGSPCPPCSELLWRSCVGQHIGTERMMVCSDRKKFSCENLCGNLLPCGNHYCTKTCHALMSQFLTSVQNQRGESCEDCHLPCEKERRPKCPHPCPSPCHPGECAPCKVLIKRSCHCGSMVHVFECLYFNSLSEKEQMTIRSCGGPCHRKLPNCTHLCPETCHPGQCPSPDKCSKKVTVRCGCQTLKKEWLCHDVQAAYLNVSCDPKDVSKNQFGLGLLPCNSECKSKVKVVDSELQLRKPKVVERKEPHVEKHVPKRRKRRERVQEVQQISRLQKIISTTWRLLLYFTFLMVLIAVTYYGYKGLLWLSDWMNEVEEKRERRRYPQI is encoded by the exons ATGGCTTCAAGGACCCACCAACCACCGCCACTCTCTCTCTCGTCGGATTCAGATACCGATTCCGAGGGAAATTCCGGCGGAGTAGAGACTCTCCGGCACGGTGACCTCTCGGACTCTATCTTCAAATCCTACATTCAGATCACAGGTCGTTCATCGCCTGATCTCTCGAAAATCCAATCTTTCCTCACATCATCGCGCTCCGGGGCTCTGTCATGCCTAATTTGCCTGGAGCGGATCCGGCCGTCTGATCCCACCTGGTCTTGCACCTCCGGCTGCTTTGCCGTCTTCCACCTCATCTGCATCCAAAGCTGGGCCCGCCAAGCCTCCGACCTCTCCGCTTCACGCGCCACTGCACGCCTGTCCGCCGATCTCTTCCCCGCCGCAGCAGCAAAGGCCATTGAAGACGCCGCCTGGCACTGCCCCAAGTGCCGATTCGAGTATTCTAAGGCCCTAATCCCCAAAGCTTACTTCTGTTTTTGTGGTAAATTACAAGACCCACCGAGGGACCCGTGGATCTTACCGCATTCATGCGGCGAAATATGTAATCGCCCACTGAAGAACAATTGTGGTCACTATTGTTTGCTGCTCTGCCACCCTGGCCCCTGTCCATCCTGCCCAAAACTTGTACAAGCTCGTTGTTTTTGTGGGTCTGTCGAAGATGTTCAGCGATGTGGGTTCAAGAAATTTTCGTGTAAGAATATTTGTTCCAAGTTATTGGATTGTGGGATTCACCGGTGTTCGGATACTTGTCATGATGGCCCTTGCCCTCCTTGTCAAGCTCGCAGTGTTTATCGGTGTCAATGTGGAGAGATAGAAGAAGAGAGGGAGTGCTGCGATCGGGTCTTTCGGTGTGAGGTCCCGTGTGGGAGAGTGCTTGGGTGTGGGAAGCATGCGTGCAGTAAAGGTTGTCATTCGGGTGAGTGTGGCCAGTGCCCACTTCAGGGAAGGAGGACATGCCCTTGTGGGAAGAGGGTGTATGAAGGGATGGCTTGTGATGTCTCGGTGCCACTCTGTGGAGCCACTTGTGATAAGATGTTGAGCTGCGGGTTTCATAGTTGCCCGGAGCGATGCCATAGAGGCCAATGCATTGAGACTTGCAGGACTGTTGTCATTAAAGGATGTCGGTGTGGGAGCTTGAAGAAAGAG ATTTGTGGCAAGAGGCTTAGATGTAAGAACCACAAGTGCCCTTCTCCATGCCATAG AGGTCCCTGCGCTCCTTGCCCTGTCATGGTGACAATTTCATGTTCGTGTGGTGAGACACATTTTGAG GTTCCTTGTGGTACTGAAACAGAACAGAAGCCTCCAAAATGTTCCAAGTTATGTCACATAACTCCTTTATGCAAACATGGATCAGATTGTAAG CCACATCGATGCCATTATGGAGCTTGCCCCCCATGTCGACTGCTATGTGAAGAAGAATTCCCATGTGGCCATAAGTGCAAGCTCAG GTGTCATGGCCCTAAACCACCACCTAATCCTGAATTCACATTGAAACCTAAGAAAAGGAAGTCAAATCATCAGGCTGAAGGGACTCCTGGTTCACCATGTCCTCCTTGCTCAGAACTCCTTTGGAGGTCTTGTGTTGGCCAACACATTGGCACAGAGAGAATG ATGGTCTGCTCGGATAGAAAAAAATTTTCTTGTGAAAATTTGTGTGGGAATCTTCTTCCTTGTGGCAATCACTATTGTACTAAAACTTGCCATGCCCTGATGAGCCAGTTTTTAACATCAGTTCAGAATCAAAGAGGCGAGTCCTGCGAAGATTGCCATCTACCTTGTGAAAAG GAGAGGAGGCCCAAATGCCCACATCCTTGTCCATCACCATGTCATCCAGGAGAATGTGCCCCTTGCAAAGTGCTTATAAAAAGATCATGTCATTGTGGTTCCATGGTCCATGTTTTTGAGTGCTTGTATTTCAACAGCTTGTCAGAAAAGGAGCAAATGACTATTCGGTCTTGTGGTGGACCCTGCCATAG AAAGTTACCCAACTGTACACATCTCTGCCCAGAGACTTGCCATCCTGGTCAATGCCCATCACCTGATAAGTGCTCTAAAAAG GTAACTGTTCGCTGTGGATGTCAGACCTTGAAAAAGGAATGGCTATGTCATGATGTTCAAGCAGCCTATCTCAATGTTAGTTGTGATCCAAAAGATGtatctaaaaatcaatttggacTTGGACTTCTTCCTTGCAATTCAGAGTGTAAGAGTAAAGTGAAGGTGGTTGATTCAGAATTACAATTACGTAAACCAAAAGTTGTGGAG CGGAAGGAGCCACATGTCGAAAAGCATGTACCAAAGCGTAGAAAAAGACGGGAACGGGTACAAGAAGTGCAGCAAATCTCTAGACTGCAG AAAATTATTTCCACCACATGGAGGCTTCTTCTGTATTTCACCTTTTTGATGGTTCTGATAGCAGTGACATATTATGGTTACAAGGGTCTCTTGTGGCTCTCTGACTGGATGAATGAAgttgaagagaaaagagaaagaagaagatacCCGCAAATCTGA